One Eptesicus fuscus isolate TK198812 chromosome 11, DD_ASM_mEF_20220401, whole genome shotgun sequence genomic region harbors:
- the ING5 gene encoding inhibitor of growth protein 5 isoform X1, with the protein MATAMYLEHYLDSIENLPCELQRNFQLMRELDQRTEDKKAEIDILAAEYISTVKTLSPEQRVEHLQKIQSAYSKCKEYSDDKVQLAMQTYEMVDKHIRRLDADLARFEADLKDKLEGSDFESSGGRGLKKGRSQKEKRSSRGRGRRTSEEDTPKKKKHKGGSEFTDTILSVHPSDVLDMPVDPNEPTYCLCHQVSYGEMIGCDNPDCPIEWFHFACVDLTTKPKGKWFCPRCVQERRKKK; encoded by the exons ATGGCGACTGCCATGTACTTGGAGCACTACCTGGACA GTATCGAGAACCTTCCTTGTGAACTTCAGAGGAACTTCCAGCTGATGCGTGAGCTGGACCAGAGGACAGAAG ATAAGAAAGCGGAGATTGATATCCTGGCCGCGGAGTACATCTCCACAGTGAAGACTCTGTCCCCAGAGCAGCGGGTAGAGCATCTGCAGAAGATCCAGAGCGCCTACAGCAAGTGCAAGGAGTATAGCGATGACAAGGTGCAGCTGGCCATGCAAACCTACGAGATG GTGGATAAACACATTCGGAGGCTCGATGCAGACCTGGCGCGCTTTGAAGCAGACCTGAAAGACAAGCTGGAGGGTAGCGACTTTGAGAGCTCTGGAGGACGAGGGTTAAAAA AAGGTCgaagccagaaagaaaagagaagttcCCGGGGGCGAGGCAGAAGGACCTCAGAAGAAGACACtccaaagaaaaagaagcatAAAGGAGG GTCGGAGTTCACTGACACCATCCTGTCTGTGCATCCCTCTGATGTGCTGGACATGCCCGTGGACCCCAACGAGCCCACCTACTGCCTCTGCCACCAGGTGTCCTACGGGGAAATGATTGGCTGTGACAATCCAGAT TGCCCGATCGAGTGGTTTCACTTTGCCTGTGTAGACCTGACTACGAAGCCCAAAGGAAAATG GTTCTGTCCTCGGTGCGtccaggagaggaggaagaagaagtaa
- the ING5 gene encoding inhibitor of growth protein 5 isoform X2: MRELDQRTEDKKAEIDILAAEYISTVKTLSPEQRVEHLQKIQSAYSKCKEYSDDKVQLAMQTYEMVDKHIRRLDADLARFEADLKDKLEGSDFESSGGRGLKKGRSQKEKRSSRGRGRRTSEEDTPKKKKHKGGSEFTDTILSVHPSDVLDMPVDPNEPTYCLCHQVSYGEMIGCDNPDCPIEWFHFACVDLTTKPKGKWFCPRCVQERRKKK; encoded by the exons ATGCGTGAGCTGGACCAGAGGACAGAAG ATAAGAAAGCGGAGATTGATATCCTGGCCGCGGAGTACATCTCCACAGTGAAGACTCTGTCCCCAGAGCAGCGGGTAGAGCATCTGCAGAAGATCCAGAGCGCCTACAGCAAGTGCAAGGAGTATAGCGATGACAAGGTGCAGCTGGCCATGCAAACCTACGAGATG GTGGATAAACACATTCGGAGGCTCGATGCAGACCTGGCGCGCTTTGAAGCAGACCTGAAAGACAAGCTGGAGGGTAGCGACTTTGAGAGCTCTGGAGGACGAGGGTTAAAAA AAGGTCgaagccagaaagaaaagagaagttcCCGGGGGCGAGGCAGAAGGACCTCAGAAGAAGACACtccaaagaaaaagaagcatAAAGGAGG GTCGGAGTTCACTGACACCATCCTGTCTGTGCATCCCTCTGATGTGCTGGACATGCCCGTGGACCCCAACGAGCCCACCTACTGCCTCTGCCACCAGGTGTCCTACGGGGAAATGATTGGCTGTGACAATCCAGAT TGCCCGATCGAGTGGTTTCACTTTGCCTGTGTAGACCTGACTACGAAGCCCAAAGGAAAATG GTTCTGTCCTCGGTGCGtccaggagaggaggaagaagaagtaa